A single region of the Leisingera thetidis genome encodes:
- a CDS encoding helix-turn-helix transcriptional regulator has translation MRRTDRLFEIIQILRDGKLHRAQDIAERLEVSTRTIYRDMDTLAASGVPVEGERGVGYMVREQISLPPLTLTPEELEALNLGMAIVAEAADPELKSAAQSLAAKIDAVLPEQTIAEADAWKFAVYPFADAARGFAHMPALRAAIKARQKLQLSYRRIDGTLTERRIRPLHMEYWGRVWTLTAWCEARGDFRVFRADLIEDAQALPELFVDEPGKRLQDYDPHGS, from the coding sequence ATGCGCCGCACCGACCGCCTCTTTGAAATCATCCAGATCCTGCGCGACGGCAAACTGCACCGCGCGCAGGACATCGCCGAGCGGCTGGAGGTCTCCACCCGCACCATCTACCGCGACATGGACACGCTGGCAGCCTCCGGCGTGCCGGTGGAGGGCGAGCGCGGTGTCGGCTACATGGTGCGCGAACAGATCAGCCTGCCGCCCCTCACCCTGACACCGGAGGAGCTGGAGGCGCTGAACCTCGGCATGGCGATCGTCGCCGAGGCCGCCGACCCCGAGCTCAAATCCGCGGCCCAGTCGCTGGCGGCAAAAATCGACGCGGTGCTGCCGGAACAGACCATCGCCGAGGCGGACGCGTGGAAATTCGCGGTCTACCCCTTTGCCGATGCCGCCCGCGGCTTTGCCCATATGCCGGCCCTGCGCGCGGCCATCAAGGCCCGGCAGAAACTGCAGCTCAGCTACCGCCGCATCGACGGCACCCTGACCGAGCGCCGGATCCGCCCCTTGCACATGGAATACTGGGGCCGGGTCTGGACCCTCACCGCCTGGTGCGAAGCCCGCGGCGATTTCCGGGTGTTCCGGGCCGACCTGATCGAAGACGCGCAGGCCCTGCCCGAACTGTTTGTGGATGAGCCCGGCAAGCGCCTGCAGGACTACGACCCGCACGGGTCGTGA
- a CDS encoding methyltransferase domain-containing protein — MNHENVQTYYGEVLQGSGDLQTNACCTPDDMPDHVKAVLSDIHDEVLIRYYGCGLIAPEALEGARILDLGCGAGRDVYALSALAGEHGKVVGVDMTPAQLEVARRHQDYHAEAFGHAESNVEFHHGYIETLEDLDLEPGSFDIIVSNCVINLATDKGAVLRGAHHLLKEGGEMYFSDVYADRRVPQAMAEDAVLYGECLSGALYWNDFLSIAKESGFKDPRLVTSRLLTIENPELEQRVQPLKFLSATYRLFKLPALEPACEDYGQAVIYKGTIPHSPHVFALDDHHVIEAGKVFPVCGNTWMILQDTRLAPHFEFIGNFDTHYGIFTGCGGNSPFNGLEQDSAASGCC; from the coding sequence ATGAACCACGAAAACGTGCAGACCTATTACGGCGAGGTGCTGCAGGGCAGCGGGGACTTGCAGACCAACGCCTGCTGCACGCCGGATGACATGCCGGACCATGTGAAGGCGGTGCTGTCGGACATCCATGACGAGGTGCTGATCCGCTATTACGGCTGCGGGTTGATCGCGCCGGAAGCGCTGGAGGGCGCGCGAATCCTCGACCTCGGCTGCGGCGCGGGCCGCGATGTCTATGCGCTGTCGGCGCTGGCGGGCGAGCATGGCAAGGTGGTGGGCGTCGACATGACGCCGGCGCAGCTGGAAGTGGCACGGCGCCATCAGGACTATCACGCCGAAGCCTTCGGCCATGCCGAATCCAACGTCGAATTCCATCACGGCTACATCGAGACGCTGGAGGACCTGGATCTGGAGCCGGGCTCCTTTGACATCATCGTCTCCAACTGCGTGATCAACCTGGCCACCGACAAGGGCGCGGTGCTGCGCGGCGCGCATCATCTGCTGAAAGAGGGCGGGGAGATGTATTTCTCCGACGTCTACGCCGACCGCCGGGTGCCGCAGGCGATGGCGGAGGACGCGGTGCTGTACGGCGAATGCCTGTCCGGGGCGCTCTATTGGAACGACTTCCTGTCGATTGCGAAGGAATCCGGGTTCAAGGACCCGCGGTTGGTGACCTCGCGCCTTTTGACCATCGAGAACCCGGAGCTGGAGCAGCGGGTGCAGCCGCTGAAGTTCCTGTCGGCCACCTACCGGCTGTTCAAGCTGCCCGCCCTGGAGCCCGCGTGCGAGGACTACGGCCAGGCGGTGATCTACAAGGGGACGATCCCGCACTCGCCGCATGTGTTTGCGCTGGACGACCATCATGTGATTGAGGCAGGCAAGGTGTTCCCGGTCTGCGGCAACACCTGGATGATACTGCAGGACACCCGCCTGGCGCCGCATTTCGAGTTCATTGGCAATTTCGATACCCATTACGGGATTTTCACGGGCTGCGGCGGCAACTCGCCCTTCAACGGGCTGGAGCAGGACAGCGCCGCGTCGGGGTGCTGTTAG
- a CDS encoding GNAT family N-acetyltransferase: MQDSYQIRALTPAEIRTAVDWAAQEGWNPGHQDAACFAAVDPEGFRGGFLDGQMIACISVVNYGEAFAFLGFYIVAPQHRGQGFGLALWQKALEHAGRRAIGLDGVEDQQENYRRSGFALAYRNIRFGGVPSGGLEASADFDVTPLSAPTAELEALDARVFPAPRRAFWQHWLGAAGHFSVAAHQGGRLAGFGTLRPCGSGYKIGPLAAETRPAAEAVLARLLQQLPAGQEVYLDVPEPHAAAVDLARSLGLEPVFGTARMYRGAAPQLETDLIYGVTSFELG, encoded by the coding sequence ATGCAGGACAGCTATCAGATCCGGGCGTTGACGCCTGCGGAAATCCGGACCGCCGTGGACTGGGCCGCGCAAGAAGGCTGGAACCCCGGCCATCAGGATGCGGCCTGTTTTGCCGCCGTTGACCCCGAAGGATTCCGGGGCGGGTTCCTGGACGGGCAGATGATTGCCTGCATTTCGGTGGTGAACTACGGCGAAGCGTTCGCTTTCCTCGGGTTCTACATCGTCGCGCCGCAGCACCGCGGCCAGGGGTTCGGGCTTGCCCTGTGGCAAAAGGCATTGGAGCACGCGGGCCGGCGGGCCATCGGCCTGGACGGGGTGGAGGACCAGCAAGAGAATTACCGCCGCTCAGGCTTTGCGCTGGCGTACCGCAATATCCGGTTTGGCGGGGTGCCGTCCGGCGGGCTGGAAGCGTCCGCGGATTTCGACGTGACTCCGCTGAGCGCGCCGACGGCGGAGCTGGAGGCGCTGGATGCCCGCGTCTTCCCGGCACCGCGCCGGGCGTTCTGGCAGCACTGGCTAGGGGCGGCGGGGCATTTCTCCGTTGCGGCGCATCAGGGCGGCAGGCTTGCCGGTTTCGGAACCCTGCGCCCCTGCGGCAGCGGGTATAAGATCGGGCCGCTGGCGGCAGAGACCCGCCCGGCGGCGGAGGCGGTGCTGGCGCGGCTGCTGCAGCAGCTTCCAGCGGGCCAGGAGGTGTATCTGGATGTGCCGGAACCGCACGCGGCGGCGGTGGATCTGGCGCGCTCGCTGGGCTTGGAGCCGGTGTTCGGGACTGCGCGGATGTACCGGGGGGCTGCGCCGCAACTGGAGACGGACCTGATTTACGGTGTCACCAGTTTCGAGCTGGGCTAG
- a CDS encoding ABC transporter ATP-binding protein: protein MNTVPAGISRTIAPPRLEIRNIRRFFEGRAVVNDVSLQIQAGQVTCLLGPSGCGKSTTLRMIAGVEMQDSGEIHVDGKLICDTVFRVPPERREIGLMFQDFALFPHLSVADNVGFGLKGSKDAKRARVEELLNRVSLKRFIDGYPHQLSGGEQQRVALARAIAPRPRIMLMDEPFSGLDNRLRDGIRDETLSLLKEEDTAVLLVTHEPEEAMRMADEIALMRGGRIVQQGAPYNVYTHPVDKAAMSFFSDVNVLKAEVNGALARTAFGEFLAPGVADGTAVEIVFRPQHLRIDFDRGGQGPLPTPSEGVPARAVVERARFLGSESLVEFRMDFDGSILKATVPNVFLPEKGRVMWLTVRRNRCFVFPA from the coding sequence ATGAACACTGTCCCCGCCGGCATCAGCCGCACGATTGCCCCGCCACGGCTGGAAATCCGCAATATCCGGCGCTTCTTTGAGGGCCGCGCGGTGGTCAATGATGTCTCGTTGCAGATCCAGGCCGGGCAGGTGACCTGCCTGCTGGGTCCGTCCGGCTGCGGCAAGTCCACCACGCTCCGGATGATCGCCGGGGTGGAGATGCAGGACAGCGGCGAGATCCATGTCGATGGCAAGCTGATCTGCGACACCGTGTTCCGGGTGCCCCCCGAACGGCGGGAAATCGGGTTGATGTTCCAGGACTTTGCCCTGTTCCCGCACCTGAGCGTCGCGGACAACGTCGGCTTCGGCCTGAAGGGCAGCAAGGATGCGAAACGCGCCCGGGTCGAGGAACTGCTGAACCGGGTTTCGCTGAAGCGGTTCATCGACGGCTACCCGCACCAGCTGTCGGGCGGCGAGCAGCAGCGGGTGGCACTGGCCCGCGCGATTGCGCCGCGCCCGCGCATCATGCTGATGGATGAGCCGTTCTCCGGCCTCGATAACCGGTTGCGCGACGGCATCCGCGACGAGACGCTGAGCCTCTTGAAAGAAGAAGACACCGCGGTGCTGCTGGTCACGCATGAGCCGGAGGAGGCGATGCGCATGGCCGATGAGATCGCGCTGATGCGGGGCGGGCGGATCGTGCAGCAGGGCGCGCCCTACAACGTCTATACCCACCCGGTGGACAAGGCGGCGATGTCGTTCTTCAGCGATGTGAATGTTCTGAAGGCCGAGGTGAACGGCGCGCTGGCGCGCACCGCCTTTGGCGAGTTCCTGGCCCCCGGCGTGGCGGACGGCACCGCGGTGGAGATCGTGTTCCGGCCGCAGCATCTGCGCATCGACTTCGACCGCGGCGGCCAGGGGCCGCTGCCCACCCCCAGCGAGGGCGTTCCGGCGCGCGCGGTGGTGGAGCGGGCGCGGTTCCTGGGCAGCGAGAGCCTGGTCGAGTTCCGGATGGATTTCGACGGCTCGATCCTCAAGGCGACGGTGCCCAACGTCTTTCTGCCCGAAAAGGGCCGGGTGATGTGGCTGACGGTGCGCCGCAACCGCTGTTTTGTCTTTCCGGCTTGA